Part of the Quercus robur chromosome 5, dhQueRobu3.1, whole genome shotgun sequence genome, TCTCTCATAGGACTGCAAAGTCTGCAACATATCTTCTTCTGAATATTAGGTGGTAGAGAAGATTTACTCGAGATAAGAAAGAGGTTTTATATAGACGAAAAACTTAATTATAAGAGAAAAGAATTtggactttttatttatttattttgtaggaGATAATAAAAGAACTTGAAGTTGAACAACTTATGAAAAAGTCTAAgatcacaaaaattttcacaacttctTGCCATAACTGTGACGTGGCAGAGTGtgattagtgaaaaaaaaaattgtcgaTTCAAATGTAAATGATGGTTAACCACTCACAATCTATCACGTCATAATTATGGCAAAAAAGTTGTGGAATAATTTATGGTCCTAGAACTACTGCCACcctatttcatatatatatatatatatatatatatatatatatatatatatatatatctcctcTCAATGTTTTGACACCAATTCATTTACCTATTGATCTCTTCAAACCAAACTCCCCTAGGGCCCTAAGCATCTTTCTTTATAAGCAAATGAGagtatattttataatttttaagctaTCATCTAGCTATACCACATAGCTTGAGGGTgccaaccaaaacaaaaagtgCTCAAATTCTTTAAGAATTGGCTCTCCTTCCCTACCATTTAAAAACCCACATAGCTTGAGGGTGCCAACCAAAACAGAAAGTGCTCAAATTCTTTAAGAATTGGCTCTCCCAACCATTTAAAAATCTCACATTCACtcccattttaatttaaatgactACCACGTAGCAGACAAACaatccaaaagttaaaaaaagaaccGTGTCATACtaagttttttctctctcttcctttgttctttttctttctcttgtttgCCTCTTTCTTCATGAGTCaatggaacaaaaaaaaaagtgaagaaaggTCATTTATTTATACATTATTGTATTATCAATTCTCTCTACGTTTCAAATGAATCGGGTTTGGTGTGGCCCAATCATTCATTTTGTGGGCTTAACTAGATTTTTGTCTCTCTTGGTTCATAGCATAGTGTTGGGCTACTGAGTTTGCTGGGTTTGCTCATACAATTATTTacattaaaattctaaattgggCTAGATCACTTTAACCATCCAActtgcctaaaaaaaaaaacaccagcaAATGCCAGCACAACCTAGTCAGCCGTATCTTTCTACTAAGTAATTTTTACCTAAACAATTTCTACCAGCATGACAAATTTCATAAAATGGATGCAAGCTAAGATTAGAAAATATCACTTTTACAGCAGCTATCCTTGGCATCAATTTTCTTCTACATTAAGCAAAAGTTACCATCTCATGGGAAAAGTATCATGAAATTCGTTGAAAGCTAATTTAGATcttatttttgataatctaaATTTAGATTCTTATGTATGGTTTATCCATGGTAGAAAGGTTATAGTAGAAAGAAACTAAATCtagatttttatttgtattgtattttttttttttttttatttcaaacaatAGCTAAGAGTGCTGTATCTTAATTGGTTGGTATATTCTGTTGCGTGCGAAATTTTTTTACCCCTTTTAGAATTACTCTTATTTTATATGAGATGGATCTTTTGACGTGTGAGaaaatttttaccatttttaaaatttctcttatcttatatcttaaatgagatggataaaatctaaatttaaaattagatattgttatttttataataaaaagagttTTAATCGGAttcttttttatacaagatagaatttctactctaacctaatctaaatgtatatgtatgAATGTTTGTGGAATGACCACTACACCAAGGATACACGGTGGTAGTTTTAATTAGATTCTACTCAATGATTTGTCAAAACCACTCATTAATTATTGCATATGCAAATAATAATCatattagttttaattaattaaaaacaaattagtaaTAGTAATTCTCCTAATATCACTCAATAAAAAGGAATCTAAACTCTGAAGAGTAATAAAGATTAGGTTTAACAACAACAACCGTACGTGTGAGTTTGTGATTACTGATTTATTACCCTACAAATCTCAATCAGACACCAgtaaaaccaaaaaggaaaacgtACAAAGCCGGTATTTTATAATGCTacatattaagaaaaaaaggtaaaaacaaaaacaaaaacagtacaACACACAGTcactcacacacaacacgcacgCACGCACGcaccaacctttttttttttccttttccttataACGCGCTTAATAATAATCTCCCAATATCTCTCTCTATTCATCACCACTCCTCTTCTTCTACACCTCtgaacaaagacaaaaaaaaaccGTGGATCTATCTATATCCCCATTCTCCACCGCCATTTCCAATTCCCAGCTCACATCTTTCGAACTCAAAATCTCTGCGAATCGAAAAAAGAGTTTTGTTCTATTTCTGTTTCTaacaaatatatgtatatatatatataaaacaaaccTTATCTTAATTTGAAAGTAAagcagaaacagaaacagaaacacaTGGCTTATAATTTCCCAGATCTACACCAAACCCACTTCTACTACTAGCAAATTCAGATCACAAACCAGCCTACGTCTTTTGGCAATGTCAGATCTGACGTTTTCGGAGCCGCAATCCCACATCGACCACTTCGACCGCCTTCCCGACTCTATCCTCCTCTTGATCTTCAACAGGATCGGCGATGTCAAGGCCTTGGGTCGGTGCTGCGTCGTTTCGCGCCGCTTCCACTCCCTCGTCCCTCAGGTAGACAACGTCGTCGTTCGGGTCGACTGCGTTATCTCCGACGACGACTCTTCGTCTTCTTCGCTTTCCGCCCCGGCTATCTCCTGCTCCTCCGACAAGTCTCGCAACCCCTTCTCGAACCTCTTCCGTTTCGTTTTCGGCGGAATCGTCAAGCCACTTCAGCTCTTTACCCAACTCCTTAACCCTAAGAGACCCGCTTCGTCTTCTTCCGCCTCCTCCGCTCTGTTGCTCTCCGAAGACTCCGATGCCGAACACGGTGGAGGCGGTGGCGGTGGAGGCGTTACTCACCATTCCCCGACCCAGGTCCTCAAAAACTTCAACGAAATTCGCTTCCTTCGAATCGAGCTTCCCAGCGGCGAATTGGGTATCGAGGATGGGGTTTTGCTCAAATGGCGTGCCGATTTCGGCTCCACCCTCGACGATTGCGTCATTCTCGGCGCCTCTGCGGTTTTCCGGTCCCCGGCGTACGCCGCCGCCGCCGATGCAGCAGCCGCCTGCGGTACCGGAGAGGACAACGGGAGCATACCGGATTCGTTTTACACGAATGGGGGTCTGAAACTGCGTGTGGTTTGGACAATTAGCTCTTTGATTGCAGCTTCGGCTAGGCATTACTTGCTGCAACCCATAATTTCGGAGCACAAGACGTTGGATAATCTCGTGCTGACCGATGCCGATGGGCAAGGCGTGTTGTGTATGAATAGGGAGCAGCTGGAGGAGCTGAGAGTGAAGCCGCTATCGGCTTCCTCTGCCTCGAAGAGGACCCAAGTTCCGGCTCTTAATATGCGCCTTTGGTATGCGCCGCACTTGGAATTGCCCGATGGGATGGTTCTCAAGGGTGCCACCCTTGTCGCCATTCGGCCCAGCGATCAGTCTGTGCCCGCCATGAGCAAGAAGGAAGTGTCCGATGTGTCGTGGGTCTCCACGGCTTTCGAGGAGCCTTATGGTACTGCCGCCAAGATGCTCGTCAAGCGGAGGACTTACTGTCTTGAGATGAACTCATTCTGAATTCATACTTTCACAGAGAGTAATGTGATCTGAGGTAAACAAGTTTCTACAGCTTATTTAATTGGGGATTTGAATAATTGAGCGAAAATTGCAGTGTTGCCCACTATAAGGAACCAATGAGATGTTTTGTATTATTGATATGTAGTATTATGGTCTTGTTGTTGGATTTGATGTGTCTTTTAAGATTTGGGAATTCCTATGTTATAAGGAAAGATAAAATGTCGTTGAATATGAATGAGACCTCATTGTTTTTTGAGAGGTGGAGACTCacgaaattgaaaattgtattGGTCATGGTACAAATGAGAAAGTAGCTCAAAGTATCTGGATTATGAATTTTCTgcattgtttttggttttgaattgcGCTGTTTGTGtgcctttttgttttattttaaaagataaatcaGAATTTACTCGTGAATCATTCATATGTGTGCTCTTTTCTTACACTCTAAAATGGGGTTTTCCAGTTAAGGCACAATGATACAGGAGAAAGTGGGGATCTgcatatgcatttttttttttttttttttttttttttttttttttgcaaacagagaattaaaagacaattttgtATTATTGTTATATGGTATTCTAGGCTTTGGATATGGATTGTTCATTATGCCTTGCCCTCTATATAAGGAACCAATGAGATATTGGCCTTGGTGTGGATTTGATGCATCTTTTAAGATTTGGGAATTCGTATGTTATAACATATGCTCTATGTCTTTGAGTAGGGATGagacctaatttttttttgggaggtgGAGAGTCACAGAACAGAAATTGTATTGGTTATGGTACAAATGAGAAAGTAGCACTAAGCATATCTGGATTATATAATTCCtgcattgtttttttgttttgacttaTGATTgttgtgtgttttttgttttattttaaaaacaaatcagTTGTTATGTATTTTGTACACTATTCTTACTCTAAAATGGGGTTTTCCAGGGAAGGCACAATCATACAAGAGAAAGTGGAGGATGTGCATGTTTTTTTGCAAACAGAGAATTAGATGACAATTTTGCTTTATGAATATCTCAGTTGGGTGCCAAGCCAACTTTTGTGGACTGCCACTGAAACACCAATCCTTGGTTGAATATGCATGCACTGTTAATCTCTCACCCGGTATGCTGGAATTGATGGTGGAAATGCATCTGTGcttgttgttttgatttgagGCATATGCTTGTAAGATTGCACACATGCAACTAAAATGATGTTGTAAGATCTTTCAGTTCGTGTAGtcatttactttatttaaacCATCTCTGTATGTGAATATTGTAGTTATGATGAATATGTGATGTTTATGTTATACTTAAAAAGGTTATTGAGCAATGTACTATTATGCTTCAAATGATCCATGGTTAAGTCACTCATATGTAGCAGTGGTAAAATGGAAGATGTGTATTATCTGTTTCTTCTTCAATGGTAATTGCCAATAGAGTCATTGATTATTGATGTAATGATGGCATAGTGAAGTCTCTCAAAGCTTTTCTTGTTTAGGACAGCATAAGATAGCATGTCACTGCTTCACTGAATCAGATGTTCCCAACTATGGTATGTTGAACTTGAACCTCAATAAAATGTTAGCATGATAGCCCATCTGCCTCCAAGTAGAAGTGAGTTGCTGGTTTgagtaaaaatgaaaaaaaggaaaagaaaacgaGGGAGTTGCGAAATAACCTATACAGTATCTTGATCAAGGTTatcaaaatcgggatcctacgtAAGATTGTGCGAGGTAGGTAGGATCGTGGGTCGTAAGATCttacattatttgagaaaaaaacaaaaaatacacattggtatgttaaataatcatataaattatacattcattgATATAATTACCATATATCACTATATTTATTTGTAAGTATTATTTAAAGATGCCAAAAGCCTTAAAATGTGACTCTATTgggatgttttttatttgagcCTAACTGACACTCTTTCTACATTAGAGTAGAAAAACTTGGTCtattgggattttatttttcatttaggtcCAACTAAGCCTTCTgtcaagttaaaaaatattacaaaaaataaaagtcatttgGGATCATTAGAATCGTACAATCCTACCAATCCTGAATGATCGCTAAGATCCCTGAAAGATTTAGATCATTTTGAgtaggtgggatcgtaaaatcgtaggATCATATGATCCAGATCAGGATTTTGACAACTATGATCTTGATGCTGATTGTTGCTGGTGATGGGTAATTGTGCTGTATGTGTAAGTGTGAAAACTGATGGTGTGTCAATGTACATTCATAGCTGTATGTTTGAGGGGTGGGCTGCTTCTGTCTCATTGCTTGTTATgatgtactctctctctctgccatGATACATCTGACACTGCATTGAATAGCATTGATTATGCGATATGAGTTTCATGGAAATTACTCATACCCAGCGTATTCTCGTTTTCACTAGAAATTATCAAAGGCTTGGTCTTATTTAAGGATGGGAAATATATTGCTAGTTACCTTTTATGCACAGTTGGGTCACTTCCTGTCAAAAAATTCATGTAAATACAAGTTGAGTCGCTTTCAGTCAAAATATTCACGTAAATACAAGTGGTGTCCAATTGATGCTTTCTTGAGCACCATTAAACAAAAGAGACATTATGAAATGGCTTATCATATTCTACAAAGCATATaacttgacatctttgtgtgcaGTGTCGTGTGGAATCTCTTCTTTACATTGGTACCGTTCAAGAGTGTGTAAGCCATTGTACAATTACAGAAAGATTTACCTTAAACCAAATTGGTGTCCATTGAATTTGCCAGGATTAGAGAAAGTGATAGCAATATTTCATCTATATACTCGTCGACGATTAACCAACCATTTTCCTTGCTCTATATTTATCTCAAACCAACCATCACTTCCATGCTCCCCCCCCATTGCAAGTTAGTGCTTCCTTTCACTGCTCAACAAGTCAATGCATGTATCAAAAATGCCCAGTGGCCGAGAGGCACTAAATATGATTGTCATCTAGATAACAGAGCTACATCTTCAAAAATGTAATGACTTATCAATGGTCAAGGCTAGCCCCTAGTAGGTGTAGATTCCTTTGAAAATACACTATGCAATTTAATGTAATGCAATGCTATTTACACAGACTCTCtatctcacaaaagatttacaAAGTTTCATGTCATTGTCACCCTAGGtttctaaaaatcaaagaataaaTGGGAAAGTGATAGGAAAAGTAAAGATGTGATTTTGTAAAAtcttcttgaaataaaatttggtaTGTGCCCTTCTTTAATGGGAAAGTGATAGGAAAAGTAAAGATGCGATTATGTAACAtcttcttgaaataaaatttggtaAATGCCCTTACTTGATGGGAGTATTGAGGGGTTAATTTAATCACCATTAGACAGAGTGGCATCTATTTACTATACACACACTCTTATTTGATTCGAGAAGCAACTAGACTTGGCTAGTCCTActctaaaaattgaattttttgctCTAGGGATAGAGTGGTTCTTTCTAGAAAACATGCCCTTATGTAGAAACGAGAAGAGCTAGGCACTGATCTTTTGTATTATTAATAACCACCatccatattttattttttgtggacTTCAACTTTGTTCTAGAAGGAACAGagtaaaataatcaaaaaagaAAGTGGGGGAAtgcgattttttattttttattttaataataatatttgtttatttcatttatttaatattggaataacataataatatagTTGAGAATGATGGGGTAAGGCTGTTTCCAGGCAAGGCTTGCGATTTAGAATTATAGTTTGATACTTTTCATTGgctattttttggtttattttgattaattattaGCTGGTCCTGTTTCTACTACCCCTATCTGTTAGTCACATGAGGTATCTTATAGCTTTGCATACTCACAATCCACGTGAAATAAAgtctggaatcaagctcaaagtttacacaCACACTCACGCTCCAATGGAACAAATTGGGTGAGAGGATTCTATCGACTTTGGGGCCCTGATTTTCCTTGTCTGTAATCTATTTGTATATTCCAAACTCAatttctttttagcaaaacataATTGAAAAGCGAGTTCTATTTATAATTGAAAGATCTCATCTCACCATTATTCTATACTATATTCTATTACAAAACAGATAAAATGGTGGAAGTGGAGGAATCATATGAGAAATAGAAATGGTAAGCAAGCCCCACATGTTTAACTATAAGCCGGCAATGGGTGTGACAAACAGTAAACAAAGAATTTGTCCTTTTGTAGGTAAACACTGCAGGAATGCAAATTAGTCATAGCATTCATGATTACTTTTCCCATGCTCCTACATGTTTTCGGACATTTTCAAGTGACGTGtctctctttttatcttttaaagCCCTCTTTACAAATTTCAAGGTGGAGCACTATGATTGAAATGGCCCAATTCTTTTTAATACTGTGGCAGAATTAGAACTTAAATACTTGTATAGGTATAGCCTTATTAATATACTGGCTTAGAATCAAATTCCCTTTCTTTTCCCTGCTGAATGaagactttatttatttttttaattttttaattttttatagattGATAGTGAGAGAGGAATAGGAAGTGAGGTTAGAACTAGAATAGAAAagtttattaaagaaaaagcaTATGGTCATTTCTGTCAAGGACCCAACAGGCAAGTCCAGTTATGAAAAGAGGTCCATTGGGCTACAGAATCGGCTGCCAAATTACGAACTACTCTCAGTAAAAATTTCTACTTAACAGCTTGACATCGTCCAAAATAGGAACAATTGATCAATGAGGGAGCTGGTTCTCGTCTTGGAGTGAGTTAACCACATTCAAACATAAATCTGATTCAgcaaatacaaacaaaaagagaacaTCTGAAAGAAGAAAGCTGTCTTTTTATTCGTTTGCAAATGAATCACGTCTCTTATATAGAAGAAGGGAGACgcacaaagaaaaaatacaaatagaTAGGAATGTCCAAAAGACTAGTAGTAAGATAGGTATTTTAGATGAACAGTTACATAAGTATATAGTTGTCCAACCGAAACCAACAATAGAGACAGCAATACAAAGGCTTCTACTATATCTAAATCAGCTGTCATGTCTATGATCTATCTAATTCCCCAAAGCAGCTAaaactgagagagagaagaaaaaaaaaaaaaaaaaaaaaaaaaaaaaaaaaaaaaaaaaagaaaaagagacagTTTACAAGATTAGAcgaaaagaagaagtaaatgaCATATTGGTGTAGGGAAAGTAGTTggcaaaataaattaaacattagTGGTAGGTGTCTTGTTCCTAAGTGTTTGTTCAATCTCTTTACTTCACAACACGTGATTTCACTTCCCACAGATCTCAAGCTTATATGGTTCTACCCATGCATAatcaataatgaaaaacaattggCCTTCAATGTCAATtggctcaatctttgttaaaaaACATGTTCTACACATAACAAGGACACAAATAAATGTTTAGGAATTGAAAAGGTTATCATGTATGAAGAGTTAAAGATTGCTTATCTTCATTTGAAACAAACATGGTTGTTTCATagtgaaatttattataagaTCATATTTAAAACAAGTGTTTCTTATCTTGTTAAtgatttaatttctttcttgaATAGGAAGTTGTGGATCTTTATGTAGATGTCTCTAATAGTTcaagatttgtttttatattcaaTGTAATTATAGTCAACTTCTTGTCGAATGACCATTATATCTTCTGTTCCATAAAATAATCAAGAGCTTTATATTACTTTAACTATtcattttgtcaaaatttttcatattcgTTAGTAAGGACAAAGTCAGAACTTTGAGTTAAGAGGGGCAGCTTTATTGTTGACTGTGTGCAGTGGTTTCAACTTTTGACTCTACTACTATTTAgctattgagattttttttggtgatggtaagaacaaaattatttttgtttaaaactttttaaggggcagggttgtttattttaaataaaattggttaattgagcttctttttttttttttttaagttttactaattttttttgttgagctattatttttgggcttgtatattttgttttagattttagatctataattttttttttatagtcac contains:
- the LOC126726560 gene encoding F-box protein At5g46170; its protein translation is MSDLTFSEPQSHIDHFDRLPDSILLLIFNRIGDVKALGRCCVVSRRFHSLVPQVDNVVVRVDCVISDDDSSSSSLSAPAISCSSDKSRNPFSNLFRFVFGGIVKPLQLFTQLLNPKRPASSSSASSALLLSEDSDAEHGGGGGGGGVTHHSPTQVLKNFNEIRFLRIELPSGELGIEDGVLLKWRADFGSTLDDCVILGASAVFRSPAYAAAADAAAACGTGEDNGSIPDSFYTNGGLKLRVVWTISSLIAASARHYLLQPIISEHKTLDNLVLTDADGQGVLCMNREQLEELRVKPLSASSASKRTQVPALNMRLWYAPHLELPDGMVLKGATLVAIRPSDQSVPAMSKKEVSDVSWVSTAFEEPYGTAAKMLVKRRTYCLEMNSF